A single window of Vespa crabro chromosome 23, iyVesCrab1.2, whole genome shotgun sequence DNA harbors:
- the LOC124432142 gene encoding uncharacterized protein LOC124432142, whose translation MSCRKGLMGRFIWQACGKRKDEKNDPKAEALRNAVQGTRVIRPLRTSTMILVGLDAAANVTVISNALMDSFTIPDRTTTSSMACWHSVYSGVCVEIKTSVKHLGKVIESRMLFRPNFEALIPKAEVIPRCRRRLLPKLHGPGKRKQRLHSCVIHSVIHYGAPDCWRT comes from the exons ATGTCGTGCAGGAAGGGACTCATGGGTAGATTTATATGGCAGGCATGTGGCAAAAGGAAAGATGAGAAGAACGACCCGAAGGCGGAGGCCTTGAGGAATGCCGTCCAAGGAACAAGAGTTATTCGCCCTCTACGCACAAGCACCATGATCTTGGTAGGACTGGATGCGGCTGCCAACGTGACCGTCATCAGTAACGCGTTGATGGATTCCTTCACCATTCCGGATCGGACTACAACCTCATCAAT GGCATGCTGGCACAGCGTATATTCAGGGGTTTGCGTAGAAATTAAAACCAGCGTTAAACACTTGGGCAAAGTAATAGAATCAAGAATGTTGTTCAGGCCTAATTTCGAGGCCCTTATCCCTAAAGCGGAGGTAATCCCACGGTGCCGTAGGAGGCTCCTTCCGAAACTTCACGGACCGGGGAAGAGGAAGCAACGCCTCCACAGCTGCGTGATTCACTCGGTGATCCATTATGGGGCGCCGGATTGTTGGCGGACATGA